CGTGAAGATCGTCGGCGCCGTGCTCGTCGAGGCGCTGCTGCTGATTCCGGCTGCGGCCGCGCGCAACCTCAACCGCTCGATCAAGGGCTTCGTCTGGTGGAGCATCGCGTTCTCGACGGTCGCCTGCCTCGCCGGCATCTACGCGCCGATGCGTTGGGATCTGCCGCTGCCGTCGGGCGGCGCGATCATCCTCGCGGCGGCGTTGATCTTCATCGCCACGATGCTGATTCGCATGGCGTTACCGCGTTATCGGGAGGCCAGTGTATGAAGCTCGGGCGTCTCGCGATTCTCGTGGTTGCGGCTTGGCTCGCGCAGCCGGTGTTCGCGGCTGACACCGCGCCGCCGCTCGTGCTGACGGGCACGCAGGCGGCGTACTCGTTGACGGTCGCGTTGACGGCCGGCACTCCGATTCAAGTGCAGAACGTGCCGGCCGACGGCCGGCAGCTCGCGCTGCTCAAGGACTACATCGAGCGGCGCATGGACTCGCTCAAGCCGACGTTCGCGTCGGCGACGGCCGTCGTTTCGCTGACGAACGCATTGCCCGGCGATCCGCTGTACCGGTTCGCGCGCGAAGCGAACATCCGCATCGTCGACATCGAGGCCGCGGTGCCGTGGTCCGTCAACGCGCCCGGTGTTGGACTCGCCGAGACGCCCACGTCGACCGTCGCGTGGGGCAAAGATGCGGATTCGCCCGAGACCGCTGTTGCGCCGTACTTCTGGCTCAGCGTGTCGAACGCGATTCGCATGGGCGATCTCGTCGCCGAAGATCTCGAGGCGTTGTTCCCGGATCATGCGCCCGCGATCGGCACGAACCTCGAGACCCTGAAGCGCTCGTTGCTGAAGTTGCGCGGCGAATACCAGAACCGGCTCATCAGCAGCGGCGCCGACGTCGTGTTCGCTTTGACGGGCGACTTCGTCTACCTCACGAACGATATGGGCCTCTATGTCGACGGCTACTTCATCAAACAGGATGTGCGCTGGACCGATGCCGACCTCGCTGCGCTAACCAAGCACTTGCGCGACAACGCGATCAAAGTCGTGATCCACAAATGGCAGCCGAGCGAGGCGATCCAGAACGCCATACGCGCCGGCGGCGCGAAGCTCGTCGTGCTCGACGCGGGCGACCCGGGCGTCGTCGTCGAGCGCGCGCTCGCGAAAGACGGTTTACAGCAGATCCTGAAGAAGAATCTCGACGCGATCGTCGTCGCGGCCGGCGAATAGCACCCTTAGTCGAGCGCCCAGCTCTACGTCCTCTGCGACTCGGCGTTCGCCGCCGCCTAATTCCGGACCCGGAATTGACGCGTAACAACACGCGTGATCTATTACAAACAAGCACTTATGCCAAGCCCAAGAACGATAGCCGGCTTTTTGTCGCAGTTCCTCCGCGACTGCACGCCGCCTACTTATTGTTAGGCGCCACTGTGAAGCTTAGCGAAATCACACCGCGTATCGCCGTGAAGCCGGACTTCGACTCCAGCACGACGCATCGTGCATGGTCACTCCG
Above is a genomic segment from Gemmatimonadaceae bacterium containing:
- a CDS encoding zinc ABC transporter substrate-binding protein, with protein sequence MKLGRLAILVVAAWLAQPVFAADTAPPLVLTGTQAAYSLTVALTAGTPIQVQNVPADGRQLALLKDYIERRMDSLKPTFASATAVVSLTNALPGDPLYRFAREANIRIVDIEAAVPWSVNAPGVGLAETPTSTVAWGKDADSPETAVAPYFWLSVSNAIRMGDLVAEDLEALFPDHAPAIGTNLETLKRSLLKLRGEYQNRLISSGADVVFALTGDFVYLTNDMGLYVDGYFIKQDVRWTDADLAALTKHLRDNAIKVVIHKWQPSEAIQNAIRAGGAKLVVLDAGDPGVVVERALAKDGLQQILKKNLDAIVVAAGE